TGCAGAGCGGCAAGACACGCTCGGGACCAACCGCGAGCTTGCCGCCAATGGTTTTCCTGACCTGAGAGTCGCCGCCAATGCCTACCGTAAACATTTCGACGGCATCGATGTGGGTTTCCCATTCACCAATACGGCTTCCACCTTTTTTGATGGTTGGTTTATTGCCGCGAATCAGGGTGACGTCAGTCGTGGTTCCGCCCACGTCGACAATAAGGGCGTCTTCGCCCGGAGCAAAGGCAGTTCCGAAATATGATGTTGCAGCAGGGCCACTGGCAAAGGTGTCTGCGGCTCGCTTGACGGCATGCTCAATGCTCATGAGACTGGCGTTGCCGCGAACGATTGACACCGGGCAATCAAGTCCCTGTCCGCGCATGGCTTTTTTTACGCCACGCAAAAATTCTTGCATCACAGGCATAAGTCGGGCGTGAAGCACTGTGGTTGCTGCCCGTTCCTTCATGCCTGCGCGCTGGCTGACTTCGTGAGAACAGAACACCGGACAGCCCGGAGCGAGCATGGAGATTGCTTTTTCCGCAACCTGCTCGTGGGCGGGATTGGTGAAGCTCATGGCTGCGCTTACGGCAAAGGCATCAACATATGGGGCAAGTGTCCCAATGCCCTCGACCAGTGCTTCCATGTCCAGAGGATCTTCTTCCTCTCCGGTAATTTTGTGGCCGCCCTTGGCGTAGACAACAGAAACAACAGGGAGGTCGAGTGCCTTTGTCAGGCCGATGATGACGAGCCCAACTTTTGCTCCTTTGTCTTCGACCACCGCATTTGTCGCAAGGGTGGTGGATACAGAGACAAAAGACACCTGACTTGGGGGGATGGCACTCTCCTGCATGACGTGCACAAGTGCTTCTGTTAAACCAATGCTCAGGTTGCTATGCGTTGTGGGGGCCTTGGCCGTGGCAACAACATTTCCAGAGCTTTTTTCGAGCAATACCGCGTCTGTATATGTGCCACCTGTATCAATGCCGATGGCGTATTTTTTTTCTCCGTTCATCTCGGTAAATCCTTTGGCATATTAGGCGTTTCGTCTCTTGGTCGAGTCAAACCTACTGCGCTCTGTGCGCATTGACAAGAAAACTTTGTGATAAAATGCACGCAGCGTGTTTGGCTTTTTTTGTAAAGCAAAACACGCTGCCATCGTCGCGGCTTGGTGGTGGAAATACCCTCCGGAAAGGGCTACGCTTATGTCTCATGTATTGACGTGAGATGTAAAAACTATTAATAGGCGCGCTCCATCTTACTAGGGGAGGAAAACTCCCTGTTTGGCGAACGTCCTGATTTGATGCGCTCGGTCCGAGAGCTGTGGGCAGTTCGGAATGTTTTGTGATGGCGAAGGAGGGTGCTCTCATGGCTAAAAAGCCCGTATTTGAGCAATGGAATGTGGAACGCTCCTCAGACTTGTATGGAATCAAGAACTGGGGGAGCGGGTACTTTGATGTTTCTGATGCTGGAAACGTCGTGATAACACCTTTTGGGGAGAATGGACCGACAGTGTCCATTCCAGAAGTCATTGGCGGGCTTAAGGACAGAGGCATGAATTTGCCTGTGTTACTCCGCATTGAAAATATTTTGGAGCATCAGATCTCCGTTTTGCATGACTGCTTTAACTCCTCGATTCATGAACTTGGTTACAAAGGCGAATTTCGTGGCGTCTTTCCCGTGAAAGTGAATCAGCAGGAACAGGTTATTCGCAAGATTGCAGAGTATGGCAAAGAGCATCACCACGGCCTCGAAGTCGGCAGTAAGGCCGAACTGATTGCCGCGCTTGCCTACCTCGAAGACAAAGAAGCCTGTCTGGTCTGCAATGGCTATAAGGACCAGGAATTTGTCGATATGGCACTTTATGCGTGCAAAATGGGCTTCAACTGTATCCTTGTTTTGGAGATGCCCGGTGAGCTGCCGCTTATTCTGGAGCGTTCCGAAGCCTTGAACGTTGTGCCGCAGATTGGTGTGCGCATTAAGCTCTCATCCCGCGCTGGCGGGCACTGGGTCGAATCCGGTGGAGACTTGTCTATCTTTGGCCTGTCTACAGCAGAAGTTGTCGACGTGCTCGATGCCCTGCGTGAGAAAGGTCGCCTTGATTCTCTTCAGCTTTTACATTTCCATCTTGGATCACAGATTTCCAACATTCGGGACATTCGAGAAGCATTGCGTGAAGCCTGCCGAGTCTATGCCGGACTGGTCGACGAAGGCGCGCAGATGAAATACCTCGATCTTGGTGGTGGTCTTGCTGTTGATTATGATGGCTCGCATACCAATTACCTTTCGAGCAGAAACTACACGCTCAAGGAATATTGCGCAGACATTGTCGAAACTGTCATGAGCATTATGGATGAGCGGGAAATTTCTCATCCGTATATCATTACAGAGTCTGGCCGTGCCACTGTTGCGTACTATTCTGTGCTGCTGTTTGACATTTTGGACGTGAGCCGTCTGGAAGAGCGTCCTGTTCCAGAGACCCTTCCCGAAGGAACTCCGGAGCCGATTCTGAACCTTTTGGAAGTGTATAATTCCATTTCGCTTAAGAATCTTCAGGAGTGCTACAACGACGCCATTTACTACCGTGATGAAGTGCGGCAGATGTTCCGTGTTGGCAACAGCTCGCTCAGGGACAGGTCCGTTGCAGAAACCATCTTTTGGGCTATCATCAAGGAAATTGCCCTGCGCGTGGACAACGTGAAGCGCCCAAGCGAAGAAATGGCAGGCATTCAGGATTCTTTGGCCAGCATTTATTACGCAAATATGAGCATTTTCCAGTCCTTGCCGGACGCATGGGCCATTGAGCAGCTTTTCCCGGTGATGCCTGTGCATCGTCTGGATGAGCAGCCCACAGAAAAAGTCGTTTTGGCAGACATAACCTGCGACTGTGACGGCAAACTGGATCGCTTTATTGATACCCGTGGCGTGCAGCGGACTTTGGACCTGCATTCGCTCAGGCAGGGGGAAGCCTATAATCTCGGTGCGTTCCTTGTTGGTGCGTATCAGGAGACTCTCGGTGACCTGCATAACCTGTTCGGCGATACGAATGTGGTCTCTATCCATGTGGAACCGGACGGGTCCTTTGATTTTGTTCGAGAGCTGGACGGCGATTCTGTCGCAGATGTTCTCTCTTATGTTGAGTATGATCCAAAAGCTGTGCTTGAGCGGTTCCGGACTATGGCGGAACGCGGTGTTCGCGAGAAATACATCACGCCAAGTGAACGCTTTTCGATTATGAAAGCCTATGAAAAGTGCCTGCGCGGGTCGACCTATCTCAAGGCCTGCGGCAGCAAGACCTCGTGCTAAAGGGGAAAAACATGTCTAGAGTTCTTATCATTGGTGCTGGTGGCGTTGGCTCCGTTGTCGTCCACAAATGTGCTCAGGTGCCCGAAGTTTTTTCTGAAATTTGCCTTGCGAGCCGGACACTTTCCAAGTGCGATGCCATCGCTGCTCAGCTTGATCGTCCTATTCAGACCGCACAGGTTGATGCCGACAATGTCCCCGAGATGGTGGAACTGATTCGTTCCTTTAAGCCGGACCTCGTGTTGAACGTCGCGCTTCCGTATCAGGACCTTCATATTATGGATGCCTGTCTTGAGACTGGAGTGGATTATCTGGATACCGCAAACTACGAGCCTCTTGATGAGGCCAAGTTTGAGTACAGCTGGCAGTGGGCCTATCAGGAGCGTTTTCGCGAGAAGGGCATCACTGCGCTTCTGGGAAGTGGCTTTGATCCCGGTGTAACCAACGTGTTTTGTGCCTATGCTCAGAAGCATCATTTTGACGAGATTCATCAGCTCGACATTATTGACTGCAATGCAGGCGATCACGGCAAGCACTTTGCCACCAACTTTAATCCGGAAATCAACATCCGTGAGGTGACGGCAAAAGGCCGCTACTGGGAGCGTGGGGAGTGGGTTGAAACTGATCCGCTGTCCTGGTCCATGAATTATGATTTCCCTGAAGGCATTGGCTCCAAGAAGTGCTACCTGATGTATCACGAAGAGCTGGAGTCTTTGGTGCAGAATCTCAAGGGCATCAAGCGTGCCCGTTTCTGGATGACCTTCTCCGATCAGTATCTCAAGCATCTTGAGGTCTTGGAGAACGTGGGCATGACCCGTATTGATCCTGTTGAGTACAATGGCACAGAGGTCGTTCCGCTTCAGTTCCTGAAAGCGCTTCTTCCTGACCCCGCATCTCTTGGTCCGGACACCAAGGGCAAAACCTGCATTGGTTGCCTTATGCAGGGCGTGAAGGATGGCAAGCCCAAGACGGTCTACATTTACAACATTTGTGACCATCAGCAGGCGTACGCAGAAGTAAAGTCTCAGGCTGTGTCCTATACGACCGGAGTCCCGGCCATGATTGGTGCCATGATGGTCATGACTGGGACGTGGAAGAAACCCGGCGTGTTCAACATGGAGCAGTTTGATCCTGATCCGTTCATGGAAAAGCTGAACAAGCATGGTCTGCCGTGGAAAGAAATTATCTCTTAGCACTTTTGGAGCAGAATCCGCCGACTCCCTGTTTCGTTGTGGACGAGGCCCTGCTTGAGCGGAATCTGGAAATTCTGGATTCTGTGCAGCAGCGGACTGGTGCGCGGATTCTGCTTGCTCTGAAAGGTTTTGCCATGTTTAGCGTGTTTCCGCTTTTGCGGGGCACGCTGCATGGCGTTTGTGCGAGTTCTCCGCATGAAGCCCGTCTTGGGCGTGAGGAATTTGGGCGTGAGGTGCATGCTTTTGCTGCTGCCTATTCTGAGCAGGACATGCGAGAGCTGGTTACGCTTTGCGATCACATCTCATTTAATTCTTTTGCGCAGTATGCACGCTTTCGTCCCATGATCGATGCGGCAGCGCATCAGATTCATTGCTCCATCCGTATCAATCCGGAACATTCCGAGGGCGCTGTTCCCCTTTATGATCCATGTTCTCCCGGCTCGCGGCTGGGAGTTCGGCGGGCGCAGTTTGATGAGTCTGCTTTTGATGGCATCGCAGGGCTTCATTTTCATACCTTATGCGAGCAGAATGCTGCGCCTCTGGCCCGGACTCTTGACGTGGTCGAGAAGAATTTCGGGCACGTTCTCCACAAGATGGAATGGCTCAACATGGGGGGCGGGCACCACATTACGCGTGAGGATTATGACATTGATCTTCTGTGTGAGTGTATTGACCGTGTTCAGCAGCGTTATGGGGTACAGGTGTATCTTGAACCCGGCGAGGCCGTCGCGTTGAATACCGGATTTCTCGTTTCAACTGTTCTTGATGTGATTGAGGCTGACATGCCGATTGCAATTTTGGACAGCTCTGCTGCGGCCCACATGCCCGATGTTTTGGAAATGCCGTACAGGCCCCACATCATTGGCTCAGGCAAAGCGCGTGAAAAAGCATGGACCTGTCGCATGGGGGGGCATTCCTGTCTCGCCGGGGATGTGATGGGTGAGTATTCTTTTGATACCCCCCTTGCTCCCGGTGATCGTGTCGTGTTTACGGATATGGCGATTTACAGCATGGTCAAGACCAACACCTTTAACGGGCTAAAGCTTCCGAGTCTTGCCGTGTGTCGCAATGGCAAGGATCTGCGCGTTATTCGTGAATTTGGTTATGACGAGTACAGGCGGCGTCTCTCTTAGCCGCGTTGGAGTTTTTGAGTGGAAGAACTGCATCGTTTTTTTTCTTCTGAGTTGGCCCCCGGTGCTCCAGAGGACGCCCGGTTTCACGTCATCCCTGTGCCCTATGAAAAGACTGTTTCCTATGGCGGTGGGACGCAGCATGGGCCAGCTGCTCTTCTTGAGGCTTCAGATCAGCTTGAGTTATGGAATGGTTTTTCCGTTCCCGCAGAGCACGGCATTTACACGCAGCCCTTTGTTGATTGTAGTGGCGATGCCGAGAGCGTCTTGTCTCGCATACAGGTTGCGGTCCGCGCTGCGCTTGATGTTGGTGGGCTTCCCATTTTGCTTGGCGGTGAGCACACGGTAACTCTTGGTGCGCTTCGGGAGTTGCATGCTGAGCATGGCGAGTTTGGCATTATTCAGTTTGATGCTCATGCGGATTTACGCGACGAGTATGAAGGCTCCAAGCTGAGTCACGCCTGTGTTATGCGGCGTGCCGTTAGCGATCTCGGTCTTCCCCTTTTTCAGCTTGGCGT
This sequence is a window from Desulfobaculum bizertense DSM 18034. Protein-coding genes within it:
- the nspC gene encoding carboxynorspermidine decarboxylase gives rise to the protein MERNYLLALLEQNPPTPCFVVDEALLERNLEILDSVQQRTGARILLALKGFAMFSVFPLLRGTLHGVCASSPHEARLGREEFGREVHAFAAAYSEQDMRELVTLCDHISFNSFAQYARFRPMIDAAAHQIHCSIRINPEHSEGAVPLYDPCSPGSRLGVRRAQFDESAFDGIAGLHFHTLCEQNAAPLARTLDVVEKNFGHVLHKMEWLNMGGGHHITREDYDIDLLCECIDRVQQRYGVQVYLEPGEAVALNTGFLVSTVLDVIEADMPIAILDSSAAAHMPDVLEMPYRPHIIGSGKAREKAWTCRMGGHSCLAGDVMGEYSFDTPLAPGDRVVFTDMAIYSMVKTNTFNGLKLPSLAVCRNGKDLRVIREFGYDEYRRRLS
- the speA gene encoding biosynthetic arginine decarboxylase; translation: MAKKPVFEQWNVERSSDLYGIKNWGSGYFDVSDAGNVVITPFGENGPTVSIPEVIGGLKDRGMNLPVLLRIENILEHQISVLHDCFNSSIHELGYKGEFRGVFPVKVNQQEQVIRKIAEYGKEHHHGLEVGSKAELIAALAYLEDKEACLVCNGYKDQEFVDMALYACKMGFNCILVLEMPGELPLILERSEALNVVPQIGVRIKLSSRAGGHWVESGGDLSIFGLSTAEVVDVLDALREKGRLDSLQLLHFHLGSQISNIRDIREALREACRVYAGLVDEGAQMKYLDLGGGLAVDYDGSHTNYLSSRNYTLKEYCADIVETVMSIMDEREISHPYIITESGRATVAYYSVLLFDILDVSRLEERPVPETLPEGTPEPILNLLEVYNSISLKNLQECYNDAIYYRDEVRQMFRVGNSSLRDRSVAETIFWAIIKEIALRVDNVKRPSEEMAGIQDSLASIYYANMSIFQSLPDAWAIEQLFPVMPVHRLDEQPTEKVVLADITCDCDGKLDRFIDTRGVQRTLDLHSLRQGEAYNLGAFLVGAYQETLGDLHNLFGDTNVVSIHVEPDGSFDFVRELDGDSVADVLSYVEYDPKAVLERFRTMAERGVREKYITPSERFSIMKAYEKCLRGSTYLKACGSKTSC
- a CDS encoding hydantoinase/oxoprolinase N-terminal domain-containing protein, whose amino-acid sequence is MNGEKKYAIGIDTGGTYTDAVLLEKSSGNVVATAKAPTTHSNLSIGLTEALVHVMQESAIPPSQVSFVSVSTTLATNAVVEDKGAKVGLVIIGLTKALDLPVVSVVYAKGGHKITGEEEDPLDMEALVEGIGTLAPYVDAFAVSAAMSFTNPAHEQVAEKAISMLAPGCPVFCSHEVSQRAGMKERAATTVLHARLMPVMQEFLRGVKKAMRGQGLDCPVSIVRGNASLMSIEHAVKRAADTFASGPAATSYFGTAFAPGEDALIVDVGGTTTDVTLIRGNKPTIKKGGSRIGEWETHIDAVEMFTVGIGGDSQVRKTIGGKLAVGPERVLPLCMAGEIPDPTSWLGVDDYTRLITLDRFCRDEDLENDNVLQCLKENGPTPYGELMSRTGIGNIALEERLGHLVREQKVAEIGFTPTDALHVLGELHIGNATTSTQGAEALAKQLGLDARSLSEKVLEMTRHKIETAILEHVVRKEIGGNMVDFLSRKDGMSLVHFDAALTIPLVGIGAAAEKLLPPVAQHLSTEISFPEHYEVGNALGAALLGAKEFATKQTETTEHV
- the speB gene encoding agmatinase is translated as MHRFFSSELAPGAPEDARFHVIPVPYEKTVSYGGGTQHGPAALLEASDQLELWNGFSVPAEHGIYTQPFVDCSGDAESVLSRIQVAVRAALDVGGLPILLGGEHTVTLGALRELHAEHGEFGIIQFDAHADLRDEYEGSKLSHACVMRRAVSDLGLPLFQLGVRALCEEEEQFRVEHGIPHHDGWDIGVNGISHVSLPEVFPKKVYVTFDVDGLDASIMPATGTPVPGGIQWYQALQLLQALLAGRQCIGADVVELAPISGLHYCEFTAAQLCYNIMGFMR
- a CDS encoding saccharopine dehydrogenase family protein; its protein translation is MSRVLIIGAGGVGSVVVHKCAQVPEVFSEICLASRTLSKCDAIAAQLDRPIQTAQVDADNVPEMVELIRSFKPDLVLNVALPYQDLHIMDACLETGVDYLDTANYEPLDEAKFEYSWQWAYQERFREKGITALLGSGFDPGVTNVFCAYAQKHHFDEIHQLDIIDCNAGDHGKHFATNFNPEINIREVTAKGRYWERGEWVETDPLSWSMNYDFPEGIGSKKCYLMYHEELESLVQNLKGIKRARFWMTFSDQYLKHLEVLENVGMTRIDPVEYNGTEVVPLQFLKALLPDPASLGPDTKGKTCIGCLMQGVKDGKPKTVYIYNICDHQQAYAEVKSQAVSYTTGVPAMIGAMMVMTGTWKKPGVFNMEQFDPDPFMEKLNKHGLPWKEIIS